A DNA window from uncultured Fibrobacter sp. contains the following coding sequences:
- a CDS encoding PASTA domain-containing protein — MNKVLAWLKTAPVVKAIGIWIVLLIVLAFAVDKLVMPIFSGHFASTGEVPNLEGMTQEAAEKALDEAGFKYEWLAEGRYSTQVSEGLVLVQMPAAGRIAKLGRTVKLTKSLGLREVEIPELRGKSQKQASISLVRAGLVQGEIVKGAHQSIPRGVVIRTIPMAGQKVRVGDTVKVVISAGATQGKTLLPDFSGELIDNVYAKIEKLGFKVGKIKRQKDEENRAPGTVIETMPKFGDYLPPDSKIDFVIAD, encoded by the coding sequence TTGAATAAAGTTTTAGCGTGGCTCAAGACGGCTCCGGTCGTGAAGGCCATTGGCATTTGGATTGTTCTTTTGATTGTGCTCGCATTTGCGGTCGATAAGCTGGTGATGCCGATTTTCTCGGGACATTTTGCTTCGACCGGCGAAGTCCCGAACCTCGAAGGCATGACGCAGGAAGCGGCCGAAAAGGCTTTGGATGAAGCGGGCTTCAAGTATGAATGGCTTGCGGAAGGTCGCTATAGTACTCAGGTTTCCGAAGGCCTTGTGCTGGTGCAGATGCCTGCGGCCGGCCGCATCGCAAAACTCGGACGCACGGTCAAGTTGACCAAGAGCCTGGGGCTTCGCGAAGTGGAAATTCCGGAACTTCGTGGAAAAAGCCAAAAGCAGGCGTCCATTTCGCTTGTCCGTGCAGGACTTGTGCAGGGTGAAATTGTGAAGGGCGCTCACCAGAGCATTCCGCGCGGTGTCGTGATTCGCACGATTCCGATGGCTGGACAGAAGGTTCGCGTGGGCGACACGGTAAAGGTTGTCATTTCGGCGGGTGCAACCCAGGGCAAGACGCTTCTCCCCGATTTCAGCGGAGAACTGATTGACAACGTTTACGCTAAAATTGAAAAGCTCGGTTTCAAAGTTGGAAAGATTAAGCGCCAGAAGGACGAGGAAAATCGTGCTCCGGGAACGGTGATTGAAACGATGCCTAAGTTCGGCGACTACCTGCCTCCGGATTCCAAGATTGATTTCGTGATTGCGGATTAA
- a CDS encoding MoxR family ATPase, whose product MDIQELSEKVRQQSAFCMNLLREVEGTVIGQKALVESILTGILADGHVLLEGLPGLAKTTAVKAFADAVSLDFKRIQFTPDLLPADLLGTTIYNAKEAKFETRKGPLFTNLVLADEINRAPSKVQSALLEAMQERHITIGDETFKLDEPFLVLATQNPIEQEGTYPLPEAQVDRFLLKVKVSYPNKADEMKILDAVAGAGLRQPQAVATKEDILAARQLVKQVYVDERVREYIVNLVLATRDPGSIKRSDLVGFVEVGASPRASIGLAQAAKAHAFIQGRAYVTPEDVKAVAMEVLRHRIILSYEAEAEEVSAETVVQKILDSVEVP is encoded by the coding sequence ATGGATATTCAGGAACTTTCGGAAAAGGTGCGCCAGCAGAGCGCATTCTGCATGAATTTGCTGCGTGAAGTGGAAGGGACGGTGATTGGCCAGAAGGCTCTGGTGGAAAGCATTCTGACGGGTATCTTGGCCGACGGTCACGTGCTGCTGGAAGGTTTGCCGGGCCTTGCCAAGACGACTGCGGTGAAGGCTTTTGCCGATGCCGTGTCGCTGGATTTTAAGCGCATCCAGTTCACTCCCGACCTGTTGCCGGCCGACTTGCTGGGTACCACGATTTACAACGCGAAGGAAGCGAAGTTCGAGACCCGCAAGGGGCCGCTCTTTACGAACCTGGTGCTTGCTGACGAAATTAACCGTGCGCCGTCGAAGGTGCAGAGCGCCCTCCTCGAAGCCATGCAGGAACGCCACATCACCATTGGCGATGAGACGTTCAAGCTGGACGAACCGTTCCTGGTGCTTGCCACGCAGAACCCGATAGAACAGGAAGGTACGTATCCGCTGCCCGAAGCTCAGGTGGACCGTTTCCTCTTGAAGGTGAAGGTATCTTACCCGAACAAGGCCGACGAAATGAAGATTCTCGACGCCGTTGCCGGTGCAGGGCTCCGTCAGCCGCAGGCTGTTGCCACGAAGGAAGACATTCTGGCCGCCCGCCAGCTGGTGAAGCAGGTGTATGTGGACGAACGCGTTCGCGAATACATCGTGAATCTGGTGCTTGCGACCCGCGATCCGGGCAGCATCAAGCGCAGCGACTTGGTGGGCTTTGTGGAAGTGGGCGCCTCTCCGCGTGCATCCATCGGCCTTGCCCAGGCTGCAAAGGCCCATGCGTTTATCCAGGGCCGTGCCTACGTGACGCCCGAAGACGTGAAGGCCGTCGCGATGGAAGTGCTCCGCCACCGCATTATCCTCAGCTACGAGGCTGAAGCGGAAGAAGTTTCCGCCGAAACCGTCGTGCAGAAGATTCTCGATTCTGTCGAGGTGCCGTAA
- a CDS encoding Crp/Fnr family transcriptional regulator, producing the protein MDNNDVCGLLKGVDLFSELTEEQLGLLANLVVVQDFNRDETVVLEGDCSMKALYLIASGTVQVYMTGVDGRETILSFLERGDFFGEMSLIDGEPRSASVRTVTDAQLMIIHREPFLTLIRQTPEIAMSLLSEMSKRLRKANKQIGSLSTMSVSGRVAGTLLNLMEERGMRIHTDNGQMVTVIHNRPTQQQLADMSGTTRETVSRICSLLVKANAIAMTGKDIVIFDESALQEKATKG; encoded by the coding sequence ATGGACAACAACGATGTATGTGGACTCTTGAAAGGGGTAGACCTTTTCTCTGAATTGACGGAAGAACAACTTGGCTTGCTTGCCAATTTGGTTGTTGTCCAGGACTTCAACCGCGACGAGACTGTGGTGCTCGAAGGCGACTGCTCGATGAAGGCGCTGTACCTGATTGCATCGGGGACGGTGCAGGTCTACATGACCGGTGTCGATGGGCGCGAGACGATCCTCAGTTTCTTGGAACGCGGCGACTTCTTTGGTGAAATGTCGCTCATCGACGGCGAACCGAGGTCTGCCTCGGTGCGCACCGTCACCGATGCGCAGCTGATGATCATTCACCGTGAACCGTTCCTGACGCTTATTCGCCAGACGCCTGAAATTGCGATGTCTCTTTTGTCTGAAATGAGCAAGAGACTGCGTAAGGCGAACAAGCAGATCGGTTCCTTGTCGACCATGTCTGTAAGTGGCCGTGTGGCGGGTACTCTCCTGAACCTGATGGAAGAACGCGGCATGCGTATCCATACGGATAACGGCCAGATGGTGACGGTGATTCATAACCGCCCGACCCAGCAGCAGTTGGCCGATATGTCGGGTACGACTCGCGAAACGGTGAGCCGCATCTGTTCTCTGCTGGTGAAGGCAAACGCGATCGCCATGACCGGCAAGGATATCGTGATCTTCGACGAAAGTGCCCTGCAAGAAAAGGCAACAAAGGGATAA
- a CDS encoding FISUMP domain-containing protein, whose translation MTIRKCLVCAVALTTLTLLACGDSSSAATDRSVADKDELRTYACNMDVKGEKVYVSDVELNYECNGEKWIESEDQTKPSSTSAKSSSSGKGSLSSSSVNKDVACSWDFCWSKMSDKIACTQELACTRAYYTPTDDVFLCDYDVDLEKWDWYIYMDLESKKKNYCYNRIEQPKDDNSVYDPETNSLTDLRDNRTYKTLTINLSQTFTVNKTEKFKKYTRVWMAHDLDYKYGSNQSTYTEAQALDSARQFEEVNPLFRRGLCPKGWHIPTWSDFLDFKNAVGDSTMYANDKGAMYYGNKIASYFIYNPGGNRELSSIEFNLTESKMDNSYARGGEHALRCLMDYDPDDIFIDERFPAGVKEDGYYAANCPEGHKCKYAASATYLNKDLVYGEFLDERDDQVYKTIRLGEQTWMAQNLNYADSAESPSLKGAILCGGGVIDSLTAGDCAVHGQRYTWAAATNGAPQGICPEGWHIPSQDEFNALFRFIDMSYGFDNSSYISRGGKYLKSQGGWGDIGNGDDTYGFSVIPTGYYHYNDGTTMYRAFFWSSTENGSTLAYRLSMDGASVNDRYGEKARLNSTEKNELGSIRCLKDSE comes from the coding sequence ATGACGATAAGGAAATGCTTGGTGTGTGCCGTTGCGTTAACCACGCTTACGCTATTGGCTTGCGGGGATTCTAGTTCTGCCGCAACGGACCGAAGTGTTGCCGACAAAGACGAACTGAGAACCTATGCCTGCAATATGGATGTCAAGGGCGAGAAAGTATATGTATCGGATGTTGAGCTAAATTACGAGTGTAATGGTGAGAAATGGATTGAGTCCGAGGATCAGACAAAACCGAGTTCAACATCGGCAAAGTCATCATCTAGCGGAAAGGGGAGCTTGTCATCCTCTTCTGTAAATAAAGACGTAGCCTGCAGTTGGGATTTCTGCTGGAGTAAGATGTCTGACAAAATCGCCTGTACGCAGGAACTCGCTTGTACCCGTGCCTACTACACCCCAACGGACGATGTTTTCCTATGCGATTATGATGTAGATCTTGAAAAGTGGGACTGGTATATTTACATGGATCTTGAATCCAAGAAGAAAAATTACTGCTACAATCGCATCGAACAACCCAAAGACGACAATAGTGTGTACGATCCTGAAACGAACTCGCTCACAGACTTGCGTGACAATCGGACCTACAAGACTCTGACGATCAATTTGTCCCAAACCTTTACCGTCAACAAAACTGAAAAATTTAAGAAATATACTAGAGTGTGGATGGCGCACGATCTGGATTACAAATACGGCAGTAACCAATCTACATATACCGAGGCGCAGGCCCTTGATTCCGCAAGGCAGTTTGAGGAAGTAAATCCTCTGTTTAGACGAGGCCTTTGTCCTAAGGGTTGGCATATTCCGACTTGGAGCGATTTTTTAGACTTTAAAAATGCTGTAGGCGATTCTACCATGTACGCCAATGACAAAGGTGCCATGTATTATGGCAACAAAATTGCAAGTTATTTTATCTATAACCCTGGTGGTAATCGTGAATTGAGCAGTATTGAATTCAATTTGACAGAGTCAAAAATGGACAATTCTTATGCGCGTGGAGGAGAACACGCTCTTAGGTGTCTCATGGATTATGATCCCGATGATATTTTTATCGACGAGAGATTCCCCGCAGGAGTGAAGGAAGATGGCTATTATGCCGCCAACTGCCCTGAAGGCCACAAATGCAAATACGCTGCATCTGCAACTTACTTGAACAAAGATTTAGTCTACGGCGAATTCCTTGACGAACGTGATGATCAAGTCTATAAGACCATAAGGCTTGGTGAACAAACATGGATGGCTCAGAATCTGAACTATGCCGACAGTGCGGAATCCCCAAGTCTCAAGGGTGCAATCTTGTGCGGTGGCGGGGTTATCGATTCGCTAACTGCTGGTGATTGTGCCGTGCATGGACAACGCTACACTTGGGCGGCTGCGACGAACGGTGCGCCCCAAGGTATCTGCCCTGAGGGGTGGCATATTCCCAGTCAAGATGAATTTAATGCGCTATTCCGGTTTATAGACATGTCTTACGGTTTCGACAATTCTTCATACATAAGTCGTGGTGGCAAATATCTTAAATCGCAAGGCGGATGGGGTGACATTGGCAATGGAGATGACACATACGGATTTTCTGTGATTCCTACCGGCTATTACCACTATAATGATGGAACGACCATGTATCGAGCTTTTTTTTGGAGTTCTACAGAAAATGGTTCCACGTTGGCCTACCGGCTATCTATGGATGGGGCCTCGGTCAACGATCGATATGGAGAAAAAGCACGTCTCAACTCTACGGAAAAAAATGAGTTAGGCAGCATCCGCTGTCTCAAGGATTCAGAATAA
- a CDS encoding TfoX/Sxy family protein produces the protein MPSTEKFRDYVLQQFKGELRVTTRKMMGEYILYADGKIFGGIYDDRLLVKPVPAALEMLPGAKKQLPYDGAKPMLRVTDEQIEDGKFLAKLLDAMLPELPAPKAKKK, from the coding sequence ATGCCGAGTACTGAAAAATTCCGTGATTACGTTTTGCAGCAGTTCAAGGGCGAACTGCGCGTGACGACCCGCAAGATGATGGGCGAGTATATTCTGTATGCCGACGGAAAAATCTTCGGCGGAATCTACGACGACCGCCTGCTGGTAAAGCCCGTGCCTGCGGCCTTGGAGATGCTCCCCGGCGCAAAAAAACAGTTGCCCTACGACGGTGCAAAGCCTATGCTCCGCGTGACTGACGAACAGATTGAAGATGGCAAATTTTTGGCGAAGCTTCTGGATGCCATGTTGCCGGAACTACCTGCACCAAAAGCGAAGAAGAAATAA
- a CDS encoding adenylosuccinate synthase, with amino-acid sequence MANRVVIGSQWGDEGKAKVVDFLTLDADYIVRFQGGANAGHTVEVGDKKFVFHLIPSGIMHDDKICVIGNGVVLDPVQTLAEIADLHTKGINPEGRLFIADNAHVVLPYHSTLDKAKEKKAGKGAIGTTGRGIGPCYSDKVNRIGVRVGDLMDERELRPRVEAMAKVHNEEFKVMYDVPEIDPEQVIKDYLELGQKIKPFVRDVSAMLYAAVKAGKRLVFEGAQGTILDVDQGTYPFVTSSNTVAGYASCGAGIGPTAIDQVVGVVKAYTTRVGNGPFPTELLDETGDTLRKIGNEYGATTGRNRRCGWFDAPVVRKAAVVNGLTHLAITKLDVLDTFDTIKICTHYECDGEKIENFPNQLSKVGRCVPVYEEMPGWKCDTTKCRKLEELPENARKYLNRMAELVGVKIGMISIGAKRDQSIIVDLD; translated from the coding sequence ATGGCAAATCGTGTTGTAATCGGTTCCCAATGGGGTGACGAAGGCAAGGCCAAGGTTGTTGATTTTCTGACTCTGGACGCAGACTACATCGTGCGTTTCCAGGGCGGCGCAAATGCCGGCCATACCGTGGAAGTGGGCGACAAGAAGTTCGTTTTCCACCTGATTCCTTCGGGTATTATGCATGATGACAAGATTTGCGTGATCGGTAACGGTGTGGTGCTCGACCCGGTGCAGACTCTTGCCGAAATCGCAGACCTCCACACTAAGGGAATCAACCCCGAAGGTCGCCTGTTCATTGCCGACAACGCACACGTGGTGCTCCCGTACCACTCCACCCTCGACAAGGCCAAGGAAAAGAAGGCCGGCAAGGGCGCTATCGGCACGACGGGCCGCGGCATTGGCCCCTGCTACAGCGACAAGGTGAACCGTATCGGTGTCCGCGTGGGCGACCTCATGGACGAACGCGAACTTCGCCCCCGCGTCGAAGCGATGGCCAAGGTCCACAACGAAGAATTCAAGGTGATGTACGATGTTCCCGAAATCGATCCGGAACAGGTCATCAAGGACTACCTCGAACTCGGCCAGAAGATCAAGCCGTTCGTGCGCGATGTGAGCGCCATGCTCTATGCCGCCGTGAAGGCCGGCAAGCGCCTGGTGTTCGAAGGCGCTCAGGGTACCATCCTCGACGTCGACCAGGGTACTTACCCGTTCGTGACCTCCAGCAACACGGTCGCAGGCTATGCAAGCTGCGGCGCTGGCATTGGCCCCACGGCTATCGACCAGGTGGTCGGTGTCGTCAAGGCTTACACGACCCGCGTGGGTAACGGTCCGTTCCCGACCGAACTTCTGGACGAAACGGGTGACACGCTCCGCAAGATTGGTAACGAATACGGTGCAACGACTGGTCGTAACCGCCGCTGCGGTTGGTTCGACGCTCCGGTGGTCCGCAAGGCTGCCGTGGTGAACGGCCTGACTCACCTCGCTATCACCAAGCTCGACGTGCTCGACACCTTTGATACCATCAAGATTTGCACTCACTACGAATGCGACGGCGAAAAGATCGAGAATTTCCCGAACCAGCTTTCCAAGGTTGGCCGCTGCGTGCCGGTCTACGAAGAAATGCCGGGCTGGAAGTGCGATACCACCAAGTGCCGCAAGCTCGAAGAACTGCCGGAAAATGCCCGCAAGTACCTGAACCGCATGGCGGAACTCGTGGGCGTGAAGATCGGCATGATCTCGATCGGTGCAAAGCGCGACCAGAGCATTATCGTAGATTTGGACTAG